ACCAGAAGAAGCCATTTTGGGAGGCCCATCAGGTCATTCAAGTGGATAATCTCTATGAGCATCGGGAATACCGGGTATTTTCGGTATTCTATGCAGAAGAAACAGAATGGAGTGAAGAGGGAGGGCTGTTTGCTGATGCTGGTTTGGGGAGCATGAAAAGAGAGGAATTGATTGAAGTACTAATTGAGAGAGGGATGCATGAAAATCGAATATTTCCAGATCATCGTGCTCCACTGTTATTCCTAATTACATGTGGTTACTGGAAAAAGGACAGCCGCTTGGTTGTTGTGGCCATCCGGG
This portion of the Anaerotignum faecicola genome encodes:
- a CDS encoding class B sortase translates to MGRGNLQEKRDLFLYGHNMRNGTMFADLLKYQKKPFWEAHQVIQVDNLYEHREYRVFSVFYAEETEWSEEGGLFADAGLGSMKREELIEVLIERGMHENRIFPDHRAPLLFLITCGYWKKDSRLVVVAIR